One region of Lathamus discolor isolate bLatDis1 chromosome 2, bLatDis1.hap1, whole genome shotgun sequence genomic DNA includes:
- the FAM133B gene encoding protein FAM133B gives MGKRDNRVAYMNPIAMARARGPAPNSGPTIQDYLNRPRPTWEEVKEQLEKKKKGSRALAEFEEKMNENWRKELEKHREKLLGGNESSSKKKEKKKKEKKKSNRLSSSSSSSSSDSSSSSSDSEDEDKKQGKKKRKKKYRSSRKSSASSTSESESDSKDSTKKKKSKEDYEKEKEGKTHRRKRKKADRGDGPISSESLSESDQTEEVQVKKKKNNEDKDKTDKTRKRKKHKKHGKKKKKKIAGSNSASE, from the exons ATGGGGAAGCGGGACAACCGGGTG GCTTATATGAATCCCATAGCTATGGCCAGAGCACGAGGTCCTGCCCCAAATTCAGGACCAACAATACAAGACTATTTGAACAGGCCAAGACCAACATG GGAAGAAGTGAAAGAGcaactagaaaagaaaaagaaaggatccAGGGCTTTGGCTGAGTTTGAAGAAAAGATGAACGAG aactggaggaaagaactggaaaaacacAGGGAGAAATTGCTGGGTGGAAATGAGAGTTCGTCCAAAAAGAAAGAG aaaaagaaaaaggaaaagaagaaatctaaTAGG TtgtcttcatcttcctcttcatcaaGCTCTGATTCTTCCAGCAGTTCATCTGATTCAGAAGATGAG GATaaaaaacaagggaagaagaaaaggaaaaagaagtatcGCTCCTCACGGAAGTCTTCAGCAAGCTCAACTTCTGAATCTGAGTCAGACAGCAAG gacagcacaaaaaagaaaaagtcaaaggAAGATTATGAAAAAGAGAAG GAAGGCAAAACTCACcgcaggaaaaggaagaaagctgaTCGTGGTGATGGACCCATATCATCAGAATCTTTATCAGAATCAGATCAGACAGAGGAG gtgcaagtgaaaaaaaagaaaaacaatgaggaTAAAGATAAAACA gataaaacaagaaagagaaagaagcacaAGAAACATggtaagaagaagaaaaagaagattgCTGGTTCAAATTCAGCTTcagaataa